The Armatimonadota bacterium genome has a window encoding:
- the cyoE gene encoding protoheme IX farnesyltransferase: protein MKATAVADATVSQRTNRLRQYYLLSKPRVTLLVWITTCAGLLTGVLVSGASVSPLIVFHALVGSWFVIASANALNQALEHREDGQMARTANRPVPAGRVSYDEAVAVGVAWGVIGVLQLAFFVNLLTAFLGALSIALYVGAYTPLKKVTPLCTGIGAIPGAIPPLAGYTAATGEITPLAFLLFLVQFFWQFPHFWAIAWLNREDYAKAGFLMLPVRNNPERSTGLLAFVYALALIPVAAMPALYLHRPVLYLIGAILLSAWFAAKAYRFAKQPDQSTAKKTLLASVAFLPVWLILLILGAA from the coding sequence ATGAAAGCGACCGCAGTTGCCGATGCGACCGTAAGCCAACGAACCAACCGGCTTCGCCAATACTATCTGCTCAGCAAGCCGCGAGTGACTCTTCTCGTTTGGATCACCACTTGTGCGGGCCTGCTTACAGGCGTCCTGGTCTCCGGCGCGTCCGTCAGCCCTCTGATCGTCTTTCACGCCCTGGTCGGCAGTTGGTTCGTGATAGCCAGCGCAAACGCCCTCAATCAAGCCTTAGAGCATCGAGAAGACGGCCAAATGGCGCGCACCGCCAATCGACCTGTGCCTGCCGGGCGCGTCTCCTACGACGAAGCCGTCGCCGTCGGCGTCGCATGGGGCGTGATCGGCGTTCTGCAGCTCGCCTTTTTCGTCAATCTGCTGACGGCCTTTCTCGGCGCTCTCTCCATTGCGCTCTATGTGGGCGCCTACACGCCTCTCAAGAAAGTTACCCCCCTATGCACGGGCATTGGCGCCATCCCGGGCGCGATACCGCCACTGGCGGGATACACCGCTGCCACGGGCGAAATCACCCCGCTTGCTTTTCTGCTCTTCCTCGTGCAGTTCTTCTGGCAGTTCCCGCACTTTTGGGCCATCGCCTGGCTGAACAGAGAAGATTACGCCAAAGCCGGGTTCCTGATGCTGCCCGTGCGCAACAATCCCGAGCGCTCCACAGGGCTGCTCGCCTTCGTCTATGCGCTGGCGCTAATCCCCGTCGCCGCGATGCCCGCGCTCTATCTGCACCGCCCCGTCCTTTATCTGATCGGCGCAATCCTCCTCAGCGCCTGGTTCGCCGCCAAAGCCTATCGCTTTGCAAAACAGCCCGACCAATCGACCGCAAAGAAGACCCTGTTAGCGAGCGTTGCGTTTCTGCCGGTTTGGCTGATCCTCTTGATTCTGGGGGCGGCATGA
- a CDS encoding heme-copper oxidase subunit III, translated as MSASDAQPIVPPPSSDLARDRLPDNWPNAQPNPEVTTRLGVLLFLVSLGALFAALAAIFLYRLGDRLDYRFEAPRILWASTAAILLSDIAYFLGQRAIRRDLKNMLLLWVGGALALGIAFTTMQALAWVELLMLGITAQSNPFSGMFYLFTAIHALHVAVGLGLLVAVLYGAYLHRYSAARRSFVDLTGLYWRFLNIVWLGLFYLLVIL; from the coding sequence ATGAGCGCATCCGACGCACAACCCATCGTCCCGCCGCCGTCGAGCGATCTCGCGCGAGACCGCCTGCCCGATAACTGGCCGAACGCCCAGCCCAATCCCGAAGTGACAACTCGCTTGGGCGTCCTGCTGTTCCTCGTCTCCCTAGGCGCTCTTTTTGCAGCGCTGGCCGCCATCTTTCTCTACCGATTGGGCGACCGCCTCGACTATCGCTTCGAGGCGCCCCGCATCCTGTGGGCCAGCACGGCGGCGATCCTGCTCAGCGACATCGCCTACTTTCTGGGCCAGCGCGCCATCCGCCGCGATCTAAAGAATATGTTGCTTCTCTGGGTCGGCGGGGCGCTGGCTTTGGGCATCGCCTTCACCACCATGCAAGCGCTAGCCTGGGTCGAACTGCTCATGCTCGGCATCACCGCACAGTCCAACCCGTTCAGCGGCATGTTCTATCTCTTTACAGCGATTCATGCATTGCACGTTGCGGTCGGCCTTGGACTCTTGGTCGCCGTGCTCTATGGCGCCTATCTTCATCGCTACTCCGCCGCCCGCCGCTCGTTCGTCGATCTCACCGGCCTCTATTGGCGCTTCCTCAACATCGTCTGGCTGGGACTCTTCTACCTCTTGGTGATTTTATGA
- a CDS encoding SCO family protein has protein sequence MNIRLALWTLLICVLGGVSVAFFLKNRPALAALPVVKSVPDFSLAGHDGNPIALKDLKGKVWAADFFFASCSGICPTMQKNLTQAHKAFAKEPNFRMLSITVDPERDTVEILSEYSKNWDADAKGWLFVTGDRKAIYQLARHGFLLTAEPAPKGEDGGPDDFIHSEKTALVDKKGQIRGYYDATNPEAVKQMIKDARGLLAE, from the coding sequence ATGAATATTCGTCTCGCGCTGTGGACGCTCCTGATCTGCGTTTTGGGCGGCGTCTCCGTCGCGTTCTTTCTCAAGAATCGACCGGCGCTCGCCGCCCTGCCTGTGGTCAAATCCGTTCCCGACTTCAGCCTTGCCGGACACGACGGCAACCCCATCGCCCTCAAAGACCTGAAAGGCAAGGTCTGGGCCGCCGACTTCTTCTTCGCTTCGTGCAGCGGCATCTGCCCGACCATGCAGAAGAATCTGACCCAGGCGCACAAAGCCTTCGCCAAAGAGCCGAACTTCCGCATGCTCTCCATCACCGTCGATCCCGAGCGCGACACGGTCGAAATCCTGAGCGAATACAGCAAAAACTGGGACGCCGACGCCAAAGGCTGGCTGTTTGTAACCGGCGACCGCAAAGCGATCTACCAATTGGCGCGGCACGGCTTCCTGCTGACCGCCGAACCCGCGCCCAAAGGCGAGGACGGCGGCCCGGACGACTTCATCCATAGCGAAAAGACCGCGCTGGTCGATAAAAAAGGCCAAATCCGAGGCTACTACGATGCCACCAACCCGGAAGCCGTCAAGCAGATGATCAAAGACGCCCGCGGACTGCTGGCCGAATGA
- a CDS encoding DUF420 domain-containing protein yields MNWIDQLPTVNACLNSTSFVLLLLGYVQIRKRNINAHRAFMGSAFAVSCLFLVSYLTYHFYAGSTRFPDIYPWRTIYLVILLTHTVLAAVLAPMALITLSRGLSKRFDQHRRIARITLPIWLYVSLTGVLIYLMLYHWFAA; encoded by the coding sequence ATGAACTGGATCGACCAGCTCCCCACCGTCAACGCCTGCCTCAACTCGACCTCGTTCGTCCTCTTGCTCCTCGGTTACGTCCAAATCCGCAAACGCAATATCAACGCCCATCGCGCCTTCATGGGTTCGGCGTTCGCCGTCTCCTGCCTCTTTCTGGTCAGTTACCTGACCTATCACTTCTACGCTGGCTCTACTCGATTTCCCGACATTTACCCCTGGCGGACGATCTATTTGGTCATTCTGCTGACGCATACGGTGCTAGCCGCCGTGCTGGCTCCAATGGCGCTGATCACTCTCTCTCGCGGATTGTCGAAGCGCTTCGACCAGCACCGCCGGATCGCCCGGATCACGCTCCCTATCTGGCTCTACGTGTCGCTGACCGGCGTGCTGATCTACCTCATGCTCTACCATTGGTTCGCGGCTTAA